Proteins encoded within one genomic window of Saccharopolyspora pogona:
- a CDS encoding SDR family oxidoreductase has translation MRIVIAGAHGKIARHLGAMLVERGDAVLGLIRNPDHAEGLRADGVEPQLADLEQVDAAQLAALLSGVDAAVFAAGAGPGSGAPRKDTVDRAASALLADACERAEIRRFLQVSSMGTTRPNPPGVDPVFGAYLDAKRAAEEDLRSRDLDWTILRPGRLTDDPPTGRVTLAESVGRAEVTRADVAAVLLALLDEPAASRRALELVNGEIPIPEALRVALV, from the coding sequence ATGCGAATCGTGATTGCCGGAGCCCACGGGAAGATCGCGCGACACCTGGGGGCGATGCTCGTCGAGCGCGGCGATGCCGTGCTCGGACTGATCAGGAACCCGGACCACGCCGAGGGCCTCCGCGCCGACGGCGTCGAGCCGCAGCTGGCCGATCTGGAGCAGGTCGACGCCGCCCAGCTTGCCGCCCTGCTGTCCGGTGTGGACGCTGCTGTGTTCGCCGCCGGAGCCGGTCCCGGAAGCGGCGCGCCGCGCAAGGACACTGTGGACCGCGCCGCCTCGGCGCTGCTCGCGGACGCGTGCGAGAGGGCGGAGATTCGTCGTTTCCTGCAAGTGAGTTCGATGGGTACGACGCGGCCGAACCCGCCCGGTGTGGACCCGGTGTTCGGCGCGTACCTGGACGCCAAGCGAGCTGCCGAGGAGGACTTGCGGTCGCGGGATCTGGACTGGACGATCCTGCGGCCGGGGAGGCTGACCGACGATCCGCCCACCGGTCGCGTGACGCTGGCCGAGTCGGTCGGCCGGGCCGAGGTGACCCGCGCCGACGTCGCCGCCGTGCTGCTCGCCCTGCTCGACGAGCCGGCCGCGTCCCGGCGAGCCCTGGAGCTCGTCAATGGCGAAATCCCGATCCCCGAAGCCCTCCGCGTCGCGCTGGTCTGA